From a single Chloracidobacterium sp. genomic region:
- a CDS encoding tetratricopeptide repeat protein produces the protein MGNLSFKTFLLGLALGAVGGYGVGRWLPSRSVGSQGMGSAPPAATKTAPPLSLKQTASLPADHLPLTSGNDADEPPAVAAVRRAADQNIGDYTAQMDAAAALYRAGKFADALAYAQRARNLRPDSLDALLAVGVSQAELKQYDAAVKTLEQAVARRPDDAEVRAELAYVHLRRAAFREALAEAERAQRLAEYSERALEVIAEAALALGDKARAKAAVARLSAVNPGNPRLAEFSQSAMDAPARTKGKP, from the coding sequence GTGGGTAACCTTTCATTCAAAACCTTTCTGCTCGGGCTGGCGCTCGGCGCGGTGGGCGGCTACGGCGTCGGGCGCTGGCTGCCGAGCCGAAGCGTGGGAAGTCAGGGCATGGGAAGCGCGCCGCCGGCCGCAACAAAGACTGCGCCGCCGTTGTCACTGAAACAAACGGCGTCGCTCCCGGCTGACCATCTGCCGCTGACTTCCGGGAACGACGCCGATGAGCCGCCGGCTGTTGCAGCAGTGCGGCGGGCCGCCGACCAAAACATTGGCGATTACACGGCGCAAATGGATGCGGCGGCGGCGTTGTATCGCGCTGGGAAGTTCGCCGACGCGCTTGCCTATGCTCAGCGGGCGCGCAATCTGCGCCCGGACAGTCTTGACGCCCTCCTGGCCGTAGGTGTTTCCCAAGCCGAACTGAAACAGTACGATGCGGCGGTCAAAACGCTCGAACAGGCCGTTGCGCGACGGCCGGACGACGCCGAGGTACGTGCTGAGTTGGCTTATGTTCACCTGCGACGGGCGGCGTTTCGAGAGGCGCTTGCCGAAGCGGAACGCGCTCAGCGTCTTGCTGAATACTCGGAACGCGCCCTTGAGGTGATAGCGGAAGCGGCGCTGGCGCTCGGCGACAAAGCGCGCGCAAAAGCGGCTGTGGCGCGCCTGTCCGCCGTCAACCCCGGTAATCCCCGCCTGGCGGAGTTTTCCCAGTCAGCGATGGATGCGCCGGCGCGTACGAAAGGGAAGCCATGA
- a CDS encoding cytochrome c3 family protein — protein sequence MSLACSACYSAWRTFVVTFCAALSVLCAACSRQTPTPRTPKPIQADVFEIGPLTPVTISPGKDLTKFLHSDHTEQVDARLTCNYCHGVEANLQKLAKYADNPKEANKPPYPGHASCMACHMAEFTRTQNAPIPTAAKAVQDMPTGPWSGMCYVCHRQVGLDREGVNAMDVFPARLSHNVVFTAEQHREHLNYVYPSDLPNPQLAGKKMDDKTCRDCHTVLPWPQPGVSFEAHTTCYACHRTSEYRPPAIGVKSEVPPGALASGACNTCHVATTNLEELRPLAAKMQGVRSYSFKFTHDSHQQGKCTDCHNLDGTYANQVGTPRAKQHLTGVRTVVGQGCFSCHDGKRAFGDLDADGRATQEHCLKCHTPAQLRPLFGAPTTSPSARASLPTGSFR from the coding sequence ATGTCCCTTGCTTGCTCTGCCTGTTATTCTGCTTGGCGAACTTTTGTCGTCACGTTCTGCGCTGCGCTAAGCGTCCTGTGCGCCGCCTGTTCGCGCCAGACGCCAACACCGCGTACGCCCAAGCCTATTCAAGCCGACGTCTTTGAAATCGGCCCGCTGACACCAGTCACGATTTCACCCGGCAAAGACCTCACGAAGTTCCTACATAGCGACCATACCGAGCAAGTAGATGCGCGGTTGACCTGTAACTACTGTCATGGAGTCGAGGCGAACCTCCAGAAACTGGCCAAGTACGCTGACAACCCTAAAGAAGCTAACAAACCACCTTACCCAGGCCACGCCAGTTGCATGGCCTGTCACATGGCGGAGTTCACCCGGACGCAAAACGCACCAATACCCACAGCGGCGAAAGCCGTTCAGGACATGCCGACGGGACCGTGGTCGGGGATGTGCTATGTCTGTCACCGGCAGGTTGGTCTCGACCGGGAAGGCGTCAACGCGATGGATGTCTTTCCGGCGCGGCTTAGCCACAACGTTGTTTTCACGGCTGAGCAGCACCGCGAGCACCTAAACTACGTCTACCCATCCGATCTTCCGAACCCCCAACTGGCCGGCAAGAAGATGGACGACAAAACCTGCCGGGACTGCCACACGGTTTTACCGTGGCCGCAACCAGGAGTGAGTTTTGAGGCGCATACGACGTGTTACGCCTGCCATCGGACAAGCGAGTACCGCCCGCCGGCCATCGGCGTCAAAAGCGAGGTCCCGCCCGGCGCATTGGCGTCAGGCGCGTGCAACACCTGTCACGTCGCCACGACCAACCTGGAGGAACTCCGCCCGCTGGCGGCCAAGATGCAGGGCGTCCGGTCATATTCGTTCAAGTTCACGCATGATTCGCACCAACAGGGCAAGTGCACCGACTGTCACAACCTCGACGGAACATACGCCAACCAAGTCGGGACGCCGCGCGCTAAGCAGCACCTAACCGGAGTGCGCACAGTCGTCGGGCAGGGCTGTTTTAGTTGCCATGACGGCAAGCGCGCTTTTGGCGATTTGGACGCCGACGGACGAGCAACGCAGGAACATTGCCTGAAGTGCCATACGCCGGCGCAGCTTAGGCCGCTGTTCGGCGCGCCAACGACGTCTCCAAGTGCGCGGGCTTCCTTGCCCACAGGCTCGTTCCGATAG
- a CDS encoding META domain-containing protein: protein MLRMAGLLFVAAVIVFALSTPEAAGRRATAVTGLWLDQPLTNWNRPDGRTPSPPEPADIPDIAAPAVCNERLRRPVTAAERTLVKRGWKLFGAAQTFDATQVILATTGWDGMCRPVGYQAFVYWDGRYAGTLAPVAMNARTDGALADVTLVTPTELVAEFDRYAAGDPACCPSRRAVVTYTLHHDDLPVVVATNVRHRPACPDAGSEPPANPEPPTDTTLSGRRWTLTKLEGKPVNTAEPFLEFDASTLRVTGSDGCNRFAGRYDIRGDRIKFFQLAGTKRACLDEAVRKLEMRFNRALPKVNRFVVRDNQLLLYNGRQLLMTLTAK, encoded by the coding sequence ATGTTGCGCATGGCGGGTTTGCTCTTCGTCGCCGCCGTCATCGTTTTCGCCCTGTCAACGCCGGAGGCGGCCGGTCGCCGCGCCACAGCGGTCACCGGCCTTTGGCTGGATCAGCCCCTGACGAACTGGAACCGCCCGGACGGTCGGACGCCCTCTCCGCCGGAACCCGCTGACATTCCGGACATCGCTGCCCCCGCCGTTTGCAATGAGCGCCTGCGCCGTCCTGTCACCGCCGCTGAGCGGACACTTGTCAAACGTGGGTGGAAGCTTTTCGGCGCGGCGCAAACGTTTGACGCAACGCAGGTGATCCTGGCGACAACGGGCTGGGACGGCATGTGTCGTCCGGTGGGCTACCAGGCGTTCGTTTATTGGGACGGTCGTTACGCTGGAACGCTCGCGCCGGTCGCAATGAACGCCCGAACCGACGGCGCACTGGCGGATGTCACGCTGGTGACGCCCACCGAACTTGTCGCTGAGTTTGACCGCTACGCCGCCGGCGACCCGGCTTGCTGTCCATCACGGCGGGCGGTTGTGACCTATACGCTCCACCACGACGACTTGCCGGTAGTTGTGGCGACGAACGTCCGGCACCGTCCGGCCTGCCCGGACGCGGGATCTGAACCGCCGGCCAACCCTGAACCACCTACTGACACGACGCTGAGCGGCCGCCGCTGGACGCTCACCAAGCTTGAAGGCAAGCCGGTCAACACCGCCGAACCCTTCCTTGAGTTTGACGCTTCCACGCTGCGCGTCACCGGCTCTGACGGCTGTAATCGCTTTGCAGGGCGCTACGACATACGCGGCGACCGAATCAAGTTTTTTCAGCTTGCCGGTACGAAGCGCGCTTGTCTGGACGAAGCCGTTCGCAAGCTTGAAATGCGTTTCAATCGTGCGCTGCCGAAGGTCAACCGGTTTGTAGTGCGCGACAACCAGCTTCTGCTCTACAATGGCCGCCAACTGTTGATGACCTTGACGGCGAAGTAG
- a CDS encoding replication initiator protein A, protein MSEKRSRRKKLETDAPTATAATTSAASPAALPAAAGGSDDDADKPEVIRIAQDEFNLAVFPIAVLDKRAQKSKNYLTFTEHITSNGREIQRVWTVMPHPIEGLPSTTDEDVYVALMELSYEQGAQKKVYFSRYDLIRRLGWPMNAKHYERLESSLRKLAAVRIEAKNAYVDRHSGRLVDVGMSIIQEFKIFDESAGKRTGAKSYVMWSDRVAQSLSEKLFKKLDADFYFNLTSPIAKRLFRYLDKKFGSGDYFVINVRKLAFEHVGMSRELNYVSQIMQRLEPALNELVSKQFLVEWTLTEETIHFRKNLEFGARIQQMALPIYDVMDAMCDDDLSPEERAVRDVALHLEGQLMARGMIGPVAKKLVESFELQGKLETIEQAIAIFDRQYRRRNLANPGGLLYTLIVNGREALPKLPPKKRAPSTAKTTRARAEKPAEASEAVNKGGTSANTGLLVPVPSQEQLQELELGYLDHLERTGEALLAQLKKSELKELVAKEREELLASDRRKIYARWEPEVLEEHLRRLVGRKLAEAQVEPFAVWCAARGVTLDALVGAPAASD, encoded by the coding sequence ATGTCGGAAAAGCGCAGCCGCCGCAAAAAGCTTGAGACCGACGCCCCAACCGCCACCGCGGCTACGACTAGCGCAGCATCTCCGGCTGCGCTGCCGGCGGCGGCCGGAGGAAGCGACGACGATGCGGATAAGCCAGAGGTGATCCGCATTGCCCAAGATGAGTTCAACCTTGCGGTGTTTCCCATCGCCGTTCTCGACAAACGCGCTCAGAAAAGCAAGAACTACCTGACGTTCACTGAACACATCACCTCCAATGGGCGCGAAATCCAGCGCGTGTGGACAGTCATGCCCCACCCGATTGAGGGACTGCCCAGCACCACCGACGAAGACGTGTATGTGGCGCTGATGGAACTGTCTTATGAACAGGGCGCACAGAAGAAGGTCTACTTCAGCCGGTACGACCTAATTCGGCGGCTGGGCTGGCCGATGAACGCCAAGCATTATGAGCGGCTTGAAAGCTCGCTGCGCAAGCTGGCGGCGGTGCGGATTGAGGCCAAAAACGCCTACGTGGACCGCCACAGCGGCCGGTTGGTGGATGTAGGGATGAGCATTATTCAGGAGTTCAAGATTTTTGACGAAAGCGCTGGCAAGCGCACCGGGGCGAAAAGTTACGTTATGTGGAGCGACCGCGTCGCGCAGAGCCTCAGTGAGAAGCTTTTCAAGAAACTCGACGCGGATTTTTACTTCAACCTCACCTCGCCCATCGCCAAGCGGCTGTTTCGCTACCTCGACAAAAAGTTCGGCAGCGGCGACTACTTCGTTATCAACGTCCGCAAGCTAGCCTTTGAGCATGTCGGGATGTCGCGCGAGCTGAACTATGTCTCGCAGATTATGCAACGTTTGGAGCCAGCCCTGAACGAGTTGGTGTCCAAGCAGTTCTTGGTCGAGTGGACGCTCACGGAGGAAACCATCCACTTCCGCAAGAATCTGGAGTTTGGCGCGCGCATCCAGCAAATGGCGCTGCCCATCTACGACGTGATGGACGCTATGTGTGACGACGACCTCTCACCGGAGGAGCGCGCCGTCCGCGACGTGGCGCTCCACTTGGAAGGCCAACTGATGGCGCGCGGGATGATTGGGCCGGTGGCGAAAAAGCTTGTGGAGAGCTTCGAGTTGCAGGGTAAGCTGGAGACCATCGAGCAGGCCATCGCCATCTTCGATCGGCAGTACCGCCGGCGCAATCTCGCCAATCCGGGCGGGTTGCTCTACACGCTGATCGTCAACGGCCGGGAGGCGCTCCCCAAACTGCCGCCAAAAAAGCGAGCGCCGTCCACTGCCAAAACCACCCGTGCACGCGCTGAGAAGCCCGCTGAGGCGTCGGAAGCGGTGAACAAGGGGGGAACGTCGGCCAACACCGGTTTGCTTGTTCCTGTGCCTTCGCAGGAGCAGCTGCAGGAGTTGGAGCTTGGCTACCTTGACCACCTCGAACGAACCGGCGAAGCCCTGCTGGCGCAGCTCAAGAAAAGTGAACTCAAGGAGCTAGTAGCCAAAGAGCGTGAAGAGCTTTTAGCGTCCGACCGACGGAAGATTTACGCCCGCTGGGAGCCGGAGGTGTTGGAAGAACATCTCCGGCGGCTGGTCGGACGCAAACTGGCTGAAGCGCAGGTTGAGCCGTTCGCCGTGTGGTGCGCGGCGCGCGGCGTCACGCTGGACGCGCTGGTGGGCGCGCCAGCCGCGTCCGACTGA
- a CDS encoding ferritin-like domain-containing protein: MTKHHPKVEKDICKLVPPRRAALRLGLAAGVGAALTGLAAGQRNPRNADAALLNAGLALEHQAIAAYDAGLGTGLLKGEMLELARHFQSQHRAHRDLLTTEIRKLGATPVMALASYTFKDKSGAPIELKTAEEILVFALGLEAGAASAYLGLLPQLASKAMLPVIAGVACDESQHAAAIRLLLRQQPAPDAVVK, translated from the coding sequence ATGACAAAGCATCATCCAAAGGTTGAGAAGGACATCTGCAAACTTGTTCCACCACGCCGCGCCGCGCTGCGTCTGGGCTTAGCCGCTGGTGTTGGAGCGGCGCTGACCGGCTTGGCCGCCGGACAACGCAACCCGCGCAACGCCGACGCTGCCCTGCTCAATGCAGGGCTGGCCCTTGAGCATCAGGCGATTGCAGCTTACGACGCCGGCTTAGGCACGGGACTGCTCAAAGGCGAAATGCTGGAGTTGGCCAGACACTTCCAGAGCCAGCACCGTGCGCATCGGGATCTGCTGACGACGGAAATCCGCAAGTTGGGGGCGACGCCGGTAATGGCGTTGGCGAGTTACACATTCAAAGACAAAAGCGGCGCACCAATCGAACTCAAAACGGCGGAAGAAATTCTGGTCTTTGCGCTAGGGTTGGAAGCCGGCGCTGCAAGCGCCTACTTGGGCTTACTGCCGCAACTGGCGTCCAAAGCCATGCTGCCCGTCATCGCCGGCGTCGCCTGCGACGAATCGCAACACGCGGCGGCGATCCGGCTCCTCCTCAGGCAGCAGCCGGCTCCGGACGCCGTGGTGAAGTAA
- a CDS encoding cytochrome c family protein codes for MKQWLIAAYILGAGWLLLPSLLTARSTVAATPFASAALTPVEDASTKMPGKMVFDNTESDPPFSKYAGYRDDKGKAPFDHQQHVDYKGSTCVVCHHTNSKTLAVKEDGAASEPVMKCTVCHTDENMKPSPVEGTNEDHKFKGVPAIEAMEAYHGVDNSKNPASEAGCITCHKRLAKEFPKAGQVISCNSCHTGKDS; via the coding sequence ATGAAACAATGGCTCATCGCCGCTTACATTCTGGGCGCAGGCTGGCTGCTGCTGCCATCGCTCCTAACGGCGCGTTCAACGGTGGCGGCGACGCCGTTCGCTTCGGCCGCCCTGACGCCGGTGGAAGATGCAAGCACGAAAATGCCGGGGAAGATGGTGTTCGACAACACCGAAAGCGACCCGCCGTTTTCAAAATACGCTGGTTATAGAGACGACAAGGGCAAAGCGCCTTTCGACCACCAGCAGCACGTGGACTACAAAGGCTCAACCTGCGTCGTGTGTCATCACACAAACTCCAAAACGCTGGCGGTGAAGGAAGACGGCGCGGCGAGCGAGCCGGTCATGAAGTGCACGGTCTGTCACACCGACGAAAACATGAAGCCGTCGCCAGTGGAAGGCACGAACGAAGACCACAAGTTCAAAGGCGTACCGGCGATTGAAGCGATGGAAGCCTACCACGGTGTGGACAACTCGAAGAACCCCGCCAGTGAAGCTGGGTGCATCACCTGCCATAAGCGGCTGGCGAAGGAGTTTCCGAAGGCGGGGCAGGTGATCTCGTGTAACAGTTGCCATACAGGCAAGGATTCATAG
- a CDS encoding response regulator has product MTAKILIAEDDPASRTLLQVWLRNDGYNITSVDNGRAALEAARQILPDLVLSDVLMPEMDGFELCRALRADPVLGEVPIVLVTTLADKASRLQGLEAGADDFLSKPYDSAELRARVRTIVRLNRYRLLLHEREQRAAERAAAAARLKELADLLDQTHDAVVQIDDTGRVVFWSAGAARMFGWTPEEAHEQPAHRLLFPGVGELPREALTAVAEGGAWTGELTTRRRNGQELILMSRWSAVTRAADGTRSTLLIATDVTEQRRAERQYLRAQRMETIGMLASGVAHDLNNMLTPIGVGVEILRQQLQDEALTEVINMMANSVERGAALIKQVLSLARESGGAVGLTQPKHILREVAAIVRETFPKSIEVRTDYPAKLWTIEIDPTELTQVLLNLCVNARDAMPQGGTLTLAARDVDAAEALRAGRPRTMADHYVLFEVSDTGLGIPPDIRERIFEPFFTTKSHGKGTGLGLATVASIVDKRGGVIALESEVGRGTTFRLYFPAAEASESPSVVAERLPTGQGELILIAETEASTLDLLRTVLETNGYTVIVARDDAELRVGLTSRPAAAVIDALLPTTGQSGLALAHAVQPDLPLIGVCTDSPTSCRHRMAELPVRAWLDKPFTASQVLQTLRAVLHPQG; this is encoded by the coding sequence ATGACAGCGAAGATTCTCATCGCCGAGGATGATCCCGCCTCGCGCACCCTGCTTCAGGTCTGGCTGCGTAATGACGGCTACAACATTACGAGCGTTGACAACGGCCGGGCGGCTCTGGAAGCGGCTCGGCAAATATTGCCCGATCTCGTGTTGTCGGACGTGCTGATGCCTGAAATGGACGGGTTTGAGCTGTGCCGAGCGCTGCGCGCCGATCCTGTCTTGGGTGAAGTGCCGATTGTGTTAGTGACGACGCTGGCCGACAAAGCCTCCCGCCTCCAGGGTCTTGAGGCCGGCGCGGACGACTTTCTCAGCAAGCCCTACGATAGCGCTGAACTGCGCGCGCGGGTGCGCACCATTGTGCGCCTCAACCGCTACCGTCTGTTGCTGCATGAGCGCGAGCAACGCGCGGCGGAGCGAGCCGCCGCCGCCGCCCGCCTCAAAGAACTGGCGGATTTGCTCGACCAAACGCACGACGCCGTCGTCCAGATTGACGACACAGGGCGGGTCGTCTTCTGGAGCGCTGGCGCAGCCCGGATGTTTGGGTGGACTCCGGAAGAGGCCCACGAGCAGCCGGCGCATCGTTTGCTCTTTCCGGGCGTCGGGGAACTTCCGCGCGAGGCGCTAACGGCTGTGGCCGAAGGGGGTGCGTGGACAGGTGAACTCACAACCCGCCGGCGCAACGGACAGGAACTCATTTTGATGAGCCGATGGTCGGCGGTTACACGAGCGGCGGATGGCACGCGCTCGACTTTGCTCATTGCCACCGATGTCACAGAACAGCGCCGCGCGGAGCGTCAATACCTGCGCGCCCAACGCATGGAAACCATCGGAATGCTCGCCAGCGGCGTCGCCCATGACCTCAACAACATGCTCACGCCGATTGGCGTCGGGGTTGAAATCTTACGCCAGCAGTTGCAGGACGAGGCGCTCACTGAAGTGATCAACATGATGGCAAATAGCGTCGAGCGCGGCGCGGCGCTCATCAAGCAGGTGCTGTCACTGGCCCGTGAAAGCGGCGGCGCAGTCGGTTTGACTCAACCCAAGCACATTTTGCGCGAAGTGGCTGCGATTGTGCGCGAAACCTTCCCAAAATCCATCGAGGTACGTACGGATTACCCGGCGAAACTATGGACAATCGAGATTGATCCAACGGAGTTGACCCAAGTGCTGCTCAACCTGTGCGTCAACGCCCGTGACGCCATGCCGCAGGGCGGAACGTTGACGCTGGCGGCCCGCGACGTGGACGCCGCTGAGGCGCTGCGCGCCGGACGGCCGCGCACAATGGCCGACCACTACGTCTTGTTCGAGGTCTCCGACACCGGCCTGGGCATCCCGCCCGACATCCGCGAGCGCATTTTTGAACCGTTTTTTACGACCAAGTCCCACGGCAAGGGAACCGGATTAGGGTTGGCGACCGTGGCCTCGATTGTAGACAAGCGCGGCGGCGTCATTGCGCTGGAAAGCGAAGTTGGACGCGGGACGACGTTTCGGCTCTACTTCCCGGCGGCCGAGGCGTCCGAATCGCCGTCCGTCGTGGCGGAGCGCCTGCCGACCGGGCAAGGGGAGTTGATCCTCATCGCCGAAACCGAGGCCTCGACGCTCGACTTGCTGCGGACGGTGCTTGAAACCAACGGCTACACGGTGATTGTAGCGCGGGACGATGCGGAATTAAGAGTCGGACTGACCAGTCGTCCGGCTGCCGCCGTCATTGACGCCCTGTTGCCGACGACGGGACAAAGTGGCTTGGCGCTGGCGCACGCCGTCCAACCCGACTTGCCCCTGATCGGCGTGTGCACCGATTCGCCTACAAGCTGCCGTCACCGTATGGCGGAGCTTCCGGTTCGTGCTTGGCTTGACAAGCCGTTTACGGCGTCCCAAGTGCTGCAAACCTTGCGCGCCGTTCTGCATCCGCAGGGCTGA